A stretch of the Snodgrassella alvi genome encodes the following:
- a CDS encoding pyridoxine 5'-phosphate synthase → MLLGVNIDHVATVRNARGSIYPSPLEAALLAETHGADLITMHLREDRRHIHDADVFAVRNAISTRLNLEMALTPEMLDNALAVQPADVCIVPEKRQEITTEGGLDVLSQQDKVAEYIQKLTAAGIRVSLFVDADSNQIQACREVAAPVIELHTGAYADAAPQQRRQQLARIEEAAHQASEMGIIVNAGHGLNIHNVAPIAKILAIQELNIGHALIAQAIFIGLPQAIEQMKTAIFRARSIPY, encoded by the coding sequence ATGCTACTTGGCGTCAATATCGATCACGTTGCCACCGTGCGCAATGCCCGCGGCAGTATTTACCCGAGTCCGCTAGAAGCAGCACTATTGGCTGAAACGCATGGTGCAGACCTCATTACCATGCACTTACGCGAAGACCGGCGCCATATTCATGATGCCGATGTATTTGCTGTCAGAAATGCCATCAGCACACGTTTAAATTTGGAAATGGCACTCACGCCGGAGATGCTGGACAACGCACTGGCTGTTCAACCTGCTGATGTGTGCATCGTGCCGGAAAAAAGGCAGGAAATTACTACCGAAGGCGGGTTAGATGTATTATCGCAACAGGATAAAGTAGCAGAATATATTCAAAAGCTCACAGCGGCCGGTATTCGTGTTTCCTTATTTGTTGATGCCGACAGCAATCAGATACAGGCCTGCCGCGAAGTAGCTGCACCCGTTATCGAACTGCATACTGGTGCCTATGCTGATGCCGCCCCACAGCAGAGAAGGCAGCAGCTTGCTCGTATTGAAGAAGCAGCCCATCAGGCCAGCGAAATGGGTATCATCGTCAACGCTGGACATGGTCTGAACATTCATAACGTCGCCCCCATAGCGAAAATTCTGGCTATTCAGGAACTGAATATCGGCCACGCATTGATTGCACAGGCCATTTTTATCGGTCTCCCCCAAGCCATCGAACAAATGAAGACCGCCATCTTCCGTGCGCGCAGTATTCCTTATTAA
- the yfaE gene encoding class I ribonucleotide reductase maintenance protein YfaE, with product MALITTSDKTFTLQQDETLLEGLERTGHEVEYQCRSGYCGSCRLRLLSGQVSYPEQPLAFIAPEEILPCCCKAETDLHVVCHLRSDTPEHNPDLFENDLFPAGQN from the coding sequence ATGGCTTTAATCACCACTAGCGACAAAACCTTCACTCTGCAACAGGACGAAACCCTGCTGGAAGGTCTGGAACGTACCGGGCACGAAGTGGAATATCAGTGTCGCAGTGGTTATTGTGGTTCGTGCCGCCTCAGACTGCTTTCCGGACAAGTAAGCTATCCAGAGCAGCCCTTGGCATTTATTGCACCAGAAGAAATTCTGCCTTGCTGCTGTAAAGCAGAAACCGATTTACATGTAGTCTGCCATCTGCGTAGCGATACACCTGAACACAATCCTGACCTCTTTGAAAATGATTTATTTCCCGCTGGACAAAATTAA
- the nrdB gene encoding class Ia ribonucleoside-diphosphate reductase subunit beta produces MNYSTFCQKPNNALTEPMFFGQPVNVARYDQQKFDIFEKLIEKQLSFFWRPEEVDVSRDRIDYANLPEHEKHIFISNLKYQTLLDSIQGRSPNVALLPLVSIPELETWIETWSFSETIHSRSYTHIIRNIVNDPSIVFDDIVQNKHIIARAEEIACYYDDLIEYTQYYNLLGIGEHQINGKTVVIDLHELKKKLYLCLMCVNVLEAIRFYVSFACSFAFAERELMEGNAKIIKLIARDEALHLTGTQQMLNLMRTGADDPEMAQIAAETEEECFQLFRRAAMQEKDWAEYLFKDGSMIGLNKDILGQYVEYITNLRMQAVGLPPAFEHAKQNPIPWINAWLSSDNVQVAPQEVEVSSYLVGQIDAELSEDDLSDFEL; encoded by the coding sequence ATGAACTACAGCACATTCTGTCAGAAACCAAATAACGCCCTGACAGAACCGATGTTCTTCGGTCAGCCAGTAAATGTCGCCCGCTATGATCAGCAAAAATTTGATATTTTTGAAAAACTGATTGAAAAGCAATTATCATTCTTTTGGCGTCCGGAAGAAGTAGACGTATCGCGCGATCGTATCGACTACGCCAACCTACCCGAGCATGAAAAGCACATTTTTATCAGCAATCTGAAATACCAAACATTACTTGATTCCATTCAGGGTCGCAGCCCCAATGTGGCTCTTCTGCCCTTGGTATCCATACCCGAGCTGGAAACATGGATTGAAACATGGTCATTTTCTGAAACCATTCACTCCCGCAGTTATACACACATCATCCGCAATATCGTCAACGATCCATCCATCGTATTTGATGACATTGTACAAAACAAACACATTATTGCCCGTGCTGAAGAAATTGCCTGCTACTACGATGATTTAATCGAATATACTCAATACTACAATTTGCTGGGTATCGGCGAACACCAGATTAACGGTAAAACTGTAGTCATCGACCTGCATGAACTGAAGAAAAAACTCTATTTGTGTCTGATGTGCGTAAACGTACTCGAAGCCATTCGTTTTTATGTATCTTTTGCCTGTTCCTTCGCCTTTGCCGAACGCGAACTGATGGAAGGCAATGCCAAAATTATCAAACTGATTGCCCGTGACGAAGCATTGCATCTTACTGGTACACAGCAGATGCTTAATCTAATGCGTACTGGCGCCGACGACCCTGAAATGGCACAGATAGCTGCCGAAACCGAAGAGGAATGCTTTCAGCTTTTCCGTCGTGCTGCTATGCAGGAAAAAGACTGGGCGGAATATCTGTTTAAAGACGGTTCTATGATTGGCCTGAATAAAGACATACTTGGTCAGTACGTCGAATACATCACCAACCTGCGCATGCAGGCTGTCGGCTTACCACCAGCCTTTGAGCATGCCAAACAAAACCCGATACCTTGGATAAATGCATGGCTTTCTTCCGACAACGTTCAGGTGGCACCACAGGAGGTAGAAGTTAGTTCTTATCTTGTCGGCCAGATTGACGCAGAACTCAGTGAAGACGATTTAAGCGATTTCGAGCTATAA